In Propionimicrobium sp. PCR01-08-3, one DNA window encodes the following:
- a CDS encoding sterol carrier family protein — MAEHTQRSLNRICTAFRAQLNALAASSAQLDRYQLGRLMHLVNGCLADLDSVARSAPMTLAEYVLEHSLGHDAIKHEIEGEIGDDPALVLAKQVQPAAGELSDILATADLPDQVAGRFGAVRTTDYLRTGLIVAVDIALATYGKAERPSLAEALRTLTQVIAERYPGQTIEVRVPPYAAVQVGALSTASAHRRGTPPNVVELTPTAFWQLATGRSTWEQIKSGSELTSSGIHADETARMFPILRLA; from the coding sequence ATGGCAGAGCACACGCAACGGTCGCTGAATCGTATCTGCACGGCCTTCCGTGCCCAGCTGAATGCGCTCGCCGCATCGTCCGCCCAGCTGGATCGTTATCAGTTGGGCCGTTTGATGCATCTGGTCAACGGTTGTCTCGCAGACCTCGATTCGGTGGCCCGCAGCGCACCGATGACTCTCGCCGAGTATGTCCTCGAGCACTCGCTCGGCCACGACGCGATCAAGCATGAGATCGAAGGCGAGATCGGCGATGACCCGGCCTTGGTGCTGGCCAAGCAGGTGCAGCCGGCCGCCGGAGAGCTTTCCGATATCTTGGCGACCGCCGATCTGCCCGATCAGGTGGCAGGCCGCTTTGGCGCTGTTCGGACGACCGACTACCTGCGGACCGGCCTGATCGTGGCCGTGGACATCGCGTTGGCCACCTACGGGAAGGCCGAGCGACCGTCGCTGGCGGAGGCGCTCCGCACGCTCACCCAGGTGATTGCCGAGCGCTATCCGGGGCAGACGATCGAGGTGCGAGTTCCACCGTATGCGGCGGTCCAGGTGGGAGCACTGTCGACGGCGTCCGCGCACCGACGCGGCACTCCCCCAAATGTCGTCGAGTTGACCCCCACCGCATTTTGGCAATTGGCAACCGGACGCAGCACCTGGGAGCAGATCAAATCCGGCAGCGAGCTCACCTCGTCCGGTATTCATGCCGACGAGACGGCCCGGATGTTCCCGATACTCCGGTTGGCGTGA